A single Primulina eburnea isolate SZY01 chromosome 11, ASM2296580v1, whole genome shotgun sequence DNA region contains:
- the LOC140804143 gene encoding uncharacterized protein — protein MMDGGADVDCVTGSAREINNQARLAYVYNSETESCKKNMAEEVLVDAKMEHVACQEMDVCNDFELGTINARDVADLAKSKPCSETQVQGAMGCTGVPISSLPEPFCESQNIEESDCVKSPVKESLNSETPDHNEVLNASAMEPGAENHVIGVLDSGDLEHCCITIEKEAANSFMSNHCPKDKVEETSNDDVYSEVSNPNPSPKRLTSSLTSSSQPLDVLASDPGGCGEITSARSQTSSADGNSCKEKHVKKYTSEPVSTSCVAIEIPKNISTTGIRKITFKFSKRKEDYDRKTSFPGKSMVNNEIQEDNNGIHSCLSAAQPSTCTHSHKWSLNTHETLDGNEYVDTSSPLSCAPNREIKMSKKIIPDNYPTNVKKLLSTKILEGARVKYVSISGKKEIPGIIKDCGYLCGCCLCNFSKLVSAYEFELHAGTKTRHPNNHIYLENGKPIYSIIEELRTASLSALDEVLKAVAGSSLNEEYFQVWKANLQYRNTVSCGDGPYLSKPFCQNDFINSQPIEDGPCSASGNYHHLAPVNQQSYTEAPVEQKRLIKKPRNNQSFSVWEKKKATKGGSKKRDNDLHKLLFMPNGLPDGTDLAYYAKGKHILGGYKQGNGIICSCCNTELSPSQFEAHAGWSAKRQPYRHIYTSSGLTLHDIALMLANGQSLVTSGSDDMCAVCGDGGKLIICNGCPRAFHTACLGLQSLPGDDWHCNFCIDKVGPGSKTSRESKPIILRLTRVDKAPELETGGCVVCRSQDFSAVKFDDLTVILCDQCEKEYHVGCLRERGMCDLKELPKDKWFCCDDCDKIFSRLQLLASSGPEVIPTSGSAAIFRKHAAVGLHNIALQWHILSGKSRQPEHLLLLSQAAAIFRECFDPIVAKSGRDLIPVMVYGRNIAGQEFSGMYCVVLIVNSVVISAALLRIFGREAAELPLVATSKNNQGKGFFQALFSCIEGFLYSMNVKHIVLPAAEEAEPMWTKKLGFTRTSQEQMLKYTRDLQLTIFKGASLLEKEVKEQKGAS, from the exons ATGATGGACGGAGGGGCAGATGTGGATTGTGTGACGGGTAGTGCAAGGGAAATAAACAATCAAGCGAGGCTTGCATATGTGTATAATTCTGAAACAGAGTCATGTAAAAAGAATATGGCAGAAGAAGTTCTCGTTGATGCTAAAATGGAACATGTTGCATGCCAAGAGATGGACGTTTGCAATGATTTTGAGTTAGGAACAATTAATGCTAGGGATGTTGCAGATTTGGCCAAATCTAAACCTTGCTCTGAAACACAAGTGCAGGGAGCAATGGGATGCACTGGGGTTCCGATTAGTAGTCTGCCGGAGCCATTTTGTGAAAGTCAAAATATTGAAGAGTCTGATTGCGTGAAAAGTCCAGTTAAAGAATCTTTGAATAGTGAAACACCGGATCATAATGAAGTGTTGAATGCCAGTGCAATGGAGCCCGGTGCTGAGAATCATGTGATCGGAGTACTGGACAGTGGTGACTTGGAGCACTGCTGTATTACCATTGAGAAAGAAGCAGCGAATAGCTTCATGTCAAATCATTGTCCCAAGGATAAAGTGGAAGAAACCTCCAATGATGATGTATATTCCGAGGTTTCAAATCCAAATCCCTCCCCAAAGCGTTTGACTTCGAGTTTAACCTCTAGCAGCCAACCACTTGATGTTCTCGCTAGTGATCCTGGTGGTTGTGGAGAGATTACTTCTGCTCGCTCCCAAACTTCCAGTGCTGATGGAAACTCTTGCAAGGAAAAGCATGTTAAAAAATACACTTCGGAACCAGTTTCCACATCTTGTGTTGCGATTGAGATTCCCAAAAATATTAGCACCACTGGTATAAGAAAGATCACATTCAAGTTTAGCAAACGAAAGGAGGATTATGATAGAAAAACATCTTTTCCTGGTAAATCCATGGTTAACAATGAGATTCAAGAGGATAATAACGGTATTCATTCATGTTTGTCTGCCGCTCAACCTTCAACCTGTACCCACTCTCACAAGTGGTCATTGAATACTCATGAAACCTTAGACGGAAATGAGTATGTAGACACATCCAGTCCATTGTCATGTGCCCCAAACAGGGAAATTAAGATGTCTAAAAAAATAATCCCGGACAATTACCCCACGAATGTTAAAAAGCTTTTGTCTACTAAAATTCTAGAAGGAGCCAGAGTGAAGTATGTGTCCATATCCGGGAAG AAAGAGATTCCGGGCATAATTAAAGATTGTGGCTACTTATGTGGTTGTTGCCTCTGCAATTTCTCTAAA TTGGTTAGTgcctatgagtttgaacttcatgCTGGCACCAAGACTCGACACCCCAACAACCACATTTATTTGGAGAATGGAAAGCCCATTTATAGCATAATTGAGGAGCTGAGAACAGCCTCTCTTAGTGCACTAGACGAAGTGCTAAAAGCTGTGGCCGGTTCTTCTCTCAATGAGGAGTACTTCCAGGTCTGGAAAG CAAATCTCCAATATAGAAATACAGTATCTTGTGGAGATGGTCCTTATCTGAGTAAGCCTTTTTGCCAGAATGACTTCATCAATAG TCAGCCAATTGAAGATGGGCCCTGTTCTGCTTCAGGCAATTACCATCACCTGGCCCCCGTCAATCAACAAAGTTACACAGAGGCACCAGTGGAGCAAAAGCGCCTGATTAAAAA ACCAAGGAACAATCAATCTTTCTCAGTTTGGGAAAAGAAGAAAGCTACCAAAGGTGGCTCTAAAAAAAG GGACAATGATTTACATAAATTACTTTTCATGCCTAATGGACTGCCTGATGGGACTGATTTGGCTTATTATGCCAAAGGAAAG CACATTCTTGGGGGTTACAAGCAGGGAAATGGTATAATCTGTAGTTGTTGCAACACAGAG CTTAGTCCTTCCCAGTTTGAGGCTCATGCCGGATGGTCTGCAAAACGTCAACC CTATCGTCATATTTACACGTCCAGTGGCTTGACACTTCATGATATTGCCTTAATGTTGGCAAATGGCCAAAGCCTTGTCACCAGTGGCAGTGATGATATGTGTGCTGTATGCGGAGATGGTGGCAAACTTATTATATGCAATGGATGTCCTCGAGCCTTTCACACTG CTTGTTTGGGTTTGCAGTCTCTCCCTGGAGATGACTGGCACTGTAATTTCTGCATTGATAAAGTTGGCCCTGGCAGCAAAACTTCTAGGGAGTCAAAACCTATTATCCTTCGGCTAACGAGAGTTGATAAAGCACCAGAATTGGAGACGGGAGGTTGTGTTGTCTGCAG GTCCCAGGACTTCAGTGCTGTTAAGTTTGATGATCTGACAGTCATCCTTTGTGATCAA TGTGAGAAGGAATACCATGTTGGTTGTTTGCGTGAGCGTGGGATGTGTGATCTGAAA GAACTACCAAAAGATAAATGGTTTTGTTGTGATGATTGTGACAAGATTTTTAGCAGGCTTCAGTTACTGGCTTCCAGCGGACCTGAAGTAATCCCAACATCAGGGTCTGCTGCAATATTTAGAAAGCATGCGGCTGTAGGCCTACACAACATTGCATTGCAATGGCACATTTTGAGTGGAAAAAGTCGCCAACCTGAGCATTTGTTGCTGCTTTCCCAAGCTGCAGCTATCTTTCGT GAATGTTTTGATCCTATTGTTGCCAAATCTGGTCGTGATCTCATCCCTGTCATGGTTTACGG GAGGAATATAGCTGGCCAAGAATTTAGTGGAATGTATTGTGTAGTTTTAATTGTGAA TTCTGTTGTCATATCTGCTGCTCTTCTCAGAATATTTGGACGAGAAGCTGCAGAACTGCCTTTAGTGGCTACCAGTAAAAACAATCAAGGAAAG GGCTTTTTTCAAGCGTTATTTTCATGCATTGAAGGGTTTTTGTATTCAATGAATGTGAAACACATTGTACTCCCTGCTGCTGAGGAGGCTGAACCCATGTGGACGAAGAAGCTTGGCTTCACAAGGACGAGCCAAGAGCAA ATGCTCAAGTACACGAGGGATCTTCAGCTGACAATCTTTAAGGGGGCATCACTTCTAGAGAAGGAGGTGAAAGAGCAAAAAGGCGCTAGTTAA